GTCTCTCCAATAAGATGTGACTTGCTTACATTGACACCACACCACATAAAATTTCATCAATATACTTtccaatacaaaaataaaactacaaCTTGTTTAATCATTTTCACTTCACCACCACTATCATTTAGTCATTGCAATCTATAAAGTCTAGTATGCTTAACAATACATAAATTCAGTTTACTAATAAGAATAATACTAGCCATATTAGTACAACTTTTGCTATCTATAATTAAAACTACATATCTTATTTTGTACATAGAATTGCATATGAAAGATGTTTTCACTTTACTTATCAATGTTATCTTCTTTGACCCGAACTTGAATGTGTGCCTTATAACCAACGACTCCTTAACAGGTAATGCCAATTCATCCTAGGTACAATCCTCTAATGGTGGCATGTCTTCACAATATGATTTGTCACTCTTAGATTTTACATCACCATTAACTCTCGTCACTATTATCCTCTTGTTTGGACACTCTAAAATGTAATGTCCAAGCCTTTGACACCTGAAATATTTAACATCATGAGTACATTTAAGTTGAGTGTCAGATTTacctttaaatattattttatttagtaccACTCAAAGTTtctttggtctttattttttttaatattagcaagcaTTCTTTTTGTAAAGCCtatcataattgatttttaatttaaattttattatgtttttttactaagaacatctatttttgttatcttataataagtaaaaaatagatttttaaaatagagtTGTTAAACTCAATCGCGTCTATAACTCAGGTCGCGGACTTATCAGATTAGCTTGAGTTAAAGTGGATCGAtccaatatattaattatattctcaatgtaaaaaagatgtcaacttgaatttttttaagtcaaactattttttttatcaatcatttaagatgagttttgatttttcaagttgatCTGGTCACATCAATTCAActacatgatttaatttgaaaccgggctaaaaaaatcaagatatttcaAGGTTGACCTATCAATTCAAGTTTAACTATATTACCAAAGAATTTCCAACTACAATGCTATAGAATTGTGTTATTCTTATGGTTTTTAagacaattatataaaaaactattataatatcTTTTGCAATAGTAGAATcttgtataaaaaacaaataaataaataattcaaacttttgttataaaaaaaagaaaattatccccttcttcttttttatatttgactCACATATTAAACTTTTGTTGTGGATGTTTTTCCATCTAACGGTTTTACCATGTTAAACATtcttatatttcttatttttattttttaattgcttagTTGTAGTGTTGATATTCTATTCgtgtgtataaattataattattttgttggaTTATTGATTTAATAGCTTAACATATTACTTAATTATACGGTTtactatttataattattatactaCTATACTAAAACAACTAGGATTTTTATAGGGCTTCATTGTTTATATACACCTTATATACTTGTTTAATTAGATTGATAACAATTACCAAACAAATTAAGGTTGTCAATTTCATTACGgtaggtgttttattttttcaattggaatgaaATGTTTTGGTTTCGAAGTATTTCAACGTGCCGTTTCGGgattgtactgttcatatatatattcaacaagcataattcaaattcaaaataaattaattataaattatgcaatacaacacaatgtcaaacaaatataattttaaaattttaaatattcctaaatagtcaagattaaatagaattttaacttaaaataattcaacttaaataaaataccaaaatattatgaaagtaaaatgttttaacacaaaaaaaacataaataaaaaatcatctccGTTATTAACATAGAAATAAGGATCTTGATCTTGTGATGATATGTAGGGGAAGTCATCAACTAAACATTTCAATAGTTGATCATTTCTACCAAGCTCATTCTCGTTATCAAAATATATCTCTTCATCCTCTAAAGTCAAAGTAGACAAATATGCTTTAATAGTCTGCCAACTTATATCCTTTCCAACAAGAAGTCTATGTTATTCATAAATTCATTCATTCAATatgtcaatgttatcaaggctaatgagatctaaagcatcccttggtttactcaaattcctacaaaatataaacatgaaaaaaatacataaatataaaccatatatattattgataaatctaattttcaaatattattatcattgttaatgaaaatagtaataatcatttttaatattattattaatatcattgttattgaaaatagtaataaaaaagaactttttatacctgagtggtttaattaatcaaattgaaccgggttcaatttgattcaatggcttttcaagcccAGAACAGAACATGTGAAATGAAACCAAAACATTCCGGTCGAAATTTATCTGGAAAATCcagaacggaccgagatttgaaatgaaatgaaaatttgttctattttgttttgttttttgaattggtatgaaatGTTTCGGTCATTTCAGATAAAAtagaacggaattgacaacctatCCAAACATGAAAACTTCACtcctttatatatttatttattttattgacactttaaattttttttatcagattcgtttttttttaattttgatatgattttataaaattttatttaacttttaattattatgtatatataaaaatatcaatattaacaataaattatttatacaaatttgatttaaattgattacaaatataattttataatatttataattttttttagttttcaataacagataaaacaaaataaaatctacaagaaatcaaaatcaagaataTTTATTGAATGAGTGGAAAACAGCAGTGCATTCAGAGAAACCAATGGTggagatttaaaaataaaataaaatgaaagagttTTGGTTAGATTAGCattttgcaagagtattggCCATGTTCATATTCTAAAAACACTAGAGGAGGAAATCTATACTCCTCTCCTCCCCTCCATCGACTCAGTAGTCGTTAATAAAAAGACAAGCGAAGTAACGGAACTACAGCTCTAGAGagacagaaaaaagaaacagaaatggatcatcatcatcatcagcaacagcagcagcagcagcagcagcaacaattgcttttacaacaacaacaacaacaacaggtgcagcagcagcagcagcagcagcagcatcagcAGCAAcatcaacaacagcaacaattCCTCTTGTTACAGCAATTAACGAAACAAGCCCAACAGCAACAACAAGCTGCTGCTATTTCTCGATTCCCATCGAATATTGATGCCCACTTGCGTCCACCATCTATTCATCGCCCACTCACTCTTCAACaacaaaaccctaaccctaaccctaaccctaaccctaaccccaCCCCCAACCCCAACCCTAATTTGCAGCAGCATCAGCAGCAAGGTTCCAATTTGGGGCAAAATGCGCAGCATTCACAGAAGCCGCAACAGCagccgcagccgcagccgcagcagcagcagcagcaaaaggGGATTCGGCCTCAGGTGAACCAGGTGGAGATCCAAATGGCTTACCAGGATGCTTGGCGTGTTTGTCATCCAGATTTCAAGAGGCCATTCGCTTCTCTTGAAGATGCCTGCGAgaggtttttctttctttttgtattccctctctcgtttttgttttgtatacAACTCAAATTTTCATTTCTATGTGTGTTTTGCATTTGGGTATTTCATTTTCTGTCTGGTTGTTGTGGAATGTGggaatttgtttatttatgcgCTTTTTGGTGATACTGTGACTTTTTTGTGTAATTGTGATGTGTAATGAGATTGAGATTGGGATTGATAACATTTTAATAAGCAGTAATGGTGCAGTTGCCTTTTTGGGTTGGATTTTGCTGCACTGCAACTAGTTAAGTTGAAAGCATTAGAGTTTGATCACATTTCATGTGGCATGATGCAGCAGAGAACCTGCATTGTTTGACCATGATCACCTAGATTACCATTTTGTGTGGTAATGTGAGAATTGTTATTTGGTTTGATTGTTCAAAGATACAAATGTTTTTGTCGGAGATCAGTTCTTGATTATatgattgattagaaattgataGACTTTATACGCATAGACGGAATAAATTGATGGGAGTTGCCATGTGGCGCTTTCATCCTGATGATCAGGGATGCTATTTGTGCTTTCACACTTCATTACATGTGGCATAGAAAGAGATTTAATTCTTCATCACGGCTTCCCAACAAATTGAAGATAGAATTAGATATaagaataattgttatttatgttgTTTGGAATGTATTTGCTAAATGGCATGTATTTGATATGAATTTGATGAGATGGATGGGAGTAAACCAAGGGAAATGTTGAAATAGAAATGATTTTCCAATTTTATCTTGTAGGAATCCAAAGAAAGTTTCTCTAGATTATATAAAACAACTCTTTTTGCTAGCATCTTATGTTTTCTCTAGAGGTTCTTAAATGATTCTATAATTCATGTATGTTTATAGTGACTTATAAACAGTACACAACGATGTGCTTCCTAACACTCCCTCCCAACCTTCATTTATGCACAGcgaaacaaaatgcaaaaacaatatACATCAAATTTATGTTTGCATATACTCTGTAAATTACAGAAATTCAATATAAGAAATCTCTTTGGTGATGTGTTGCTTCCTCAACCTGTTCTATGCACAGAACATCTGCTATCCTgtagtcatatatatatttgacgTCCTTTTCTCAAACCAGGGggatatattttattatctacAACAAAAATTGgtcatcttattttatttgttgttagtGGAATCCACCTACATCCTTTGATTTTCCTCTTACTTTGCACTCTTTTGGCATTACAAAGTCGTGAGCATTTTTTTGTAAGGCAATACTAAGTGGTTGGCATGAGTgaactttgtgttttatatttgtattgATGTATTTACCTTGGAGTATCTAGTTGAATTGCTTCAATCCCTGGCTCCTTGAGCTACCAACCATATACAGGTTTAGTtcattaaaacttaaaatcaagTGAGGGGGAGGGGATGTGCAGGAGAAGACAGTTCATAATACACAAcagtttttgttgatttattgatctttatgatttttttacctaatTCATGTTAGGCGTTTTTGGCAGATAGTTTTTCAACGCAATATATGGGTGTTAACCCCCTTGGAACCTTCTTATTTATGCTATTccagaacttttttttatgatgtgaaATTTCTGTTATTCTAAATTATCTGAGTCAACAAATGGAAAAGGAGTGCCAATAGTTTCCTTGTCTTATGAAACATGTACACCTGCAAACTTCTAGTCTTTCACTTCTATATTTCCTTGTGAGAAATTAGATTCTGTTTAGTGTTAGCCTCAAAGATAGGTTAGTAAGCACTCTGATTCAAGGATTAACATTgtgatttctaaatttttgtttggcaaattgatgaaatttaatgttttcttttttcaatcaaaagGGAAAAGAATTAAGGAAGTTATGGGAGCCCTCCATTACTTGTTGATGGCACTTCTCCTAGACTCCACTGACTTTAATTGCGGTTTGTAGTAGTACAGTTCAGCACCACTAATTGAATGAATAATTACCACTATGGCTTTCAAAAGTTCTGCATTCATTTCATCTTTCCCCTTGCACAACATATGCAGATTACTGCCTTACCATGTAGTAGCAGACTATGAGGCAGAGGAGGATGATAGAATCCTTGATTTAGACACAACAGGTCAGATGCCATCTCGTTCGCAGCAGTGGGATCATAACATTGCTGCTAAAGTTGCTGAGTTCACAGGCACATTTGAGAAACAGGCCTTAGCCTTCAACATAATAACCCGCAAGCGTTCCTTGGGGGAATTCCGATCTGAAGAGAGATTGATGATTGAACAGGCTCTCCTCCAAGAGGAGAAGCGACTTTTGCTCAATTTGAAAGCTGAAATGGATGCCAGGGAGAAGGCCAGTCGGGAGGCTCAGTTAAGAATGGCGGCTATGTTTCAGGCCGAGCAAGCTCAGGCAGAATCACATGCTCATGCTGAAATGATGTCTCGAGCCCCGATAAGGGCAAGTGCACTCGGATCGCAAGGCAACAGTGTTCCGATTGGTCATGACATGGGAGAGCAGGAGCATGGTGTTAACCCAGATGAGATGATGAATGGGTGGGGAGGCAATGCCCTGAGAGATGAGAAAGAGCCTTCTGAAGATTTCTTGAATGATGAAGAAACTGAAAATGGGAACACAGCAGTACACAGTGAGTGGAGAGAAGTGGGAGAATTTGATCTAAACACTAGATGAACCATGCAGAAATATTGGCTGGAAAGAATGCTGATAGTCGGTTTCTATCTTCATGGGATGAGAATGACTGAATGACACCTGATTTGTGATTCTCTTTCTGGAAACTATATCCAGCTCCAAGGCAACCGGGTAATACAATGTTGTAATCTAATGTTCTTCCATGGCCATGTAAGGCAAGCTTGTTCAAAGCACTTGTAAGAATCACCTCAAAGTACCCTCGTGTATATTTAAGGGGGCAACACTATTTCCATGCTAGGCTAATTCTAAACGTTTCCAATAATTTCAGTGATTCTTATGGAAAAGGTTGGTGTTTCTGTTTATTTctttgttccttttcttctccttggTTATTGCAGATGTGTCATTCGACGTTTAAAGGGGAATTATGGGATATGAAAACTTCCAGTTTCGTTTAAGGGTGTTTTGATGAAACAGGACTGATTTTGAAGTGTCTGAATGAAACATGTAATGACAGAAACGGGCGGTTCACTGGTTGTGTGGAATGATGAGTATAAAGGACGCTTTATTGCTTTTTGACATCGGTTTGATGCCGTACAGCAATGAattgaaaaggagaaagaaaaagagaaaaagaagagaatacGAGAAAAAGAAGAGGTCGAAGACCAGAGAAGAGACGAGaaatatacaattaaataatataaaaacaaagcttGATGAAAGCTAATATTCCACTGAAATAATATGAACAATGctcaataacaaaattaaatagcaGTCCAATAGAATTGACTTGATTGTGTTCCAAGTATTGCTGGTCATCTTTAACCATACAAATGTTGCATGAATTTGATGTCTCCACCAACCTTTTCAAGGTTGGAAACACTCGACCTTGTGAGTATAACTCTTCGTAGCTCTAATGAAAAGTTTTTATTCATATGAGCTTGCATGAGATGTGATTGCTCCTGGATATTTCTAAGTACATTAGTTTGAGTTAAGTCCATAATAGATATAGATTTCATATGAGCATGTAATGGCTCCTGAATGTTTCTAAGTGCATTAGTTTGGGTTAAGTCCATAATAGATATAGATTTAAAGTTGGATATTAGATAACCACAATGCAAATGCatgcaatataattttaaatatgtttttatacaaaaaatgaaCTATCCATGTATCAATCAAATATGAATAATAATGGTTCATTATACATTTTCAactaaatagagaaaataaagcTAGGATCAACCATCAACTAGTAGAATTGATCATTGCCCAAGAAATGTATAGTCCACCAAGGAGATTATGAAGCGATCAATCATAAAGATTTAAGTTCATATGATCAGTTATAAGACCaagttttatttagaaaaagacTTAATCTTCTAGTCAATCACATGAAATCAAGTCTTATTTAGAATAAAACTGAATAAGATTTGATCTTTTAGTTGATAACATGAACTTAATAAGTCTTATTTAAAATAAGTCATCAATagattaaattagaaaatattataaattaattagaattcatataaatgctaaaaaaaaagatgtattgGTAAGAATATAGATTGTATTAGGATTTATAATGTAAATTCCTGAATTGTGATAGATAGTTTATATAGGTCATCaagattaagtttttaataGTAGTTTGTCCTTGCTAAAAGAAAGGAGCAAAGAACAAATAGCATATTGATTAATGATTCAATATGCTATTTGTTAATGAATTAATGATTGATCAACAAATTGGCATATGATTTATCATCAAGATTATTTATTAGATTAACAGATTTGCATGCATGATATGATTAATTTGTTAACACCATAACAACTTAGTAATCATGTATAAAAATCAATcccataaaaatatcattattatgaTTAAGTAATAGTTAGAACGTGCATACAAAGGCCGATCTTATGGCTATGAAAAATAAGACAGCCACTCACCAATACAGGGACCAATTGAGTAGCTCTTATTAGACATGTCATGAATGACTCTTCATTTACTAACTCTTCCACCATTCTTAACCATTCTCAAAGTCATTGCCTTTACTAGCTTTTAGAAGGTATGATGACATTCCTACATCTTCTACATAACTTCTTTTAAGGGATTAATAATGTAGTTAAATGGTCACAATCAGTATAGCCAAACTCTAGTCAACCACTAATATTTTCTCttgaaataatgttattttattagcaATATAAACTTGTTTGATGCTAATTAAAAGGTCATCCAGTTAGAAATGGAGAATACAACAAAAGCAATTTACCATAATAACATTATGGTAGTCAATAAAATTAAGTAGTCCATGATCGACTAGTTTGAATACACACACAACCAAAGAGATATAGTCTTATTCAATATAGaagccttaaaaaaataactaattcacatgtttatcaattaaaaaggaaTTTAGCTTGTACTAAGATTCAATAAACCTCACTATTTAATaccaataattatatttaggattagaattatttatgtaaataggATTCAAACTTTCTAACAATATAAATAGAGCCAAGTCTACTATAAATGATGGCCGACCtcacatatttattttcaataaatttatgtatctttctttttccctcgtaaggttttttattactttcttttattattttcatttattttctacattttaattcctacaatattttttttcccttgagatccaatgcttttttttttttaacatgatggTGCTTTTAGAATAGGTCAACCTTAATAAAGGTTTTAGTTTTGAAGTTCCCcctttatttaattatagatagttGTCGTCTTTCATAAGTTCAATTCTAAAGATATTTAATTAGCAACACACACACCTCTATTTTAGATGCTTTTGCTATCTTAAGAGggataagattttttaaaaattacaaaaggcTTTTCCATATATTTTGACCAGTTAACTTTGTAGACTTTTATGATAGAATGTTGTATGTGTTCTATGATGGCTTGGATGCTAAGTATGTTCATTTCTTACCTTAGTAgctctaaaatctctttaataaagttttttccttgttgattatctttgaagttttcttttgaatttgacATTTTTCATGCAACTATAAGATCATCTAAAGTATCTTAAAAAGAAGATACTTTTTGTTAAAAGATTGCTCAAAACTTTATAAAAGCGAATCATACTAACAAGAATGAATTATCTTCTAACTAGAGATAATGGAAGCCAAGATAATTTTCTCAACACCCAAGTCTTGCTCGAGtcttattgataaaaaaagattagcTTTTGAAGGGGTAATAACTTAAGTACTTTAATAGTTATTCTTACTGGATGGGAGGAGGCATAATGGTTGGCTCTAATTCTTTAATGGTAGGGGCATGCTCTACTCGATTTCCTTTTATATCtactgttagagaataatataaattatattctgaaacttcacctaataacttaagcttTTGGGGTGAATTGactctttgacatgatatcaaagtCTTAATGACTAAATGgttacgagttcaaatctcaccatccctttttatttgataaaaattaaacacaaggtaaaGTGAGCCTGTGCAAATTTTAAGTTCAAAAAGCTTTCACTTAAAGggatgtgttagaaaataatataaattataacctaaaatcttatttaataacttaagtttttggattgaattggttctttgtcatctacttttttatttttatgacacgATAGTAGTAGCATAGGTCCATTCTTATGCATCAGGGAAACTATAATACTGACAACCACTACTTTAAAgcctattattttaatagtcGTGTTTTTACTAAAATCACTAGCTGACGAGGATGAAGTTAACATTTCTTCCAGGATCATGTATAGGTTGGCTTGAGAATAGTTAGCGGCCAATTAGCAAAACTCTGAGGGGTTCTTCTTCGTGAACTAGAGGAGGAACATCCACAGGTTTAAGTGACCAATGTAATGATGAATAATGGGATCTAGCTTTGGCACTTGAGGGGATAACTAGAGAAGTAGGAGGAGCAGTTGCAGTTGCAGTGATTGAAAACTCACCCAGTAATGGAGATTGAGACATAGTATAAGAACTTGTTAGAATGATAGGAGCAACATGAAGAGAAACTCTAGGAATTGTATAGAAAAGTCTTGTATAGACGATATCCATaaaattttcttctctctctctctcatctccaACACGCGCACTTTTGAACAAACACGTAAAATGCATCAAACATTCTAAACTAAGTTATGAAAGAAATTCtggaaagaaaggagaaaaaggaaGCTTCTCCCAAAATTCAGAATGTAGAagtaaaatcaaagaaaagaacGAGGAAACAACCAAGAATACACATCCTACCAATGCCTACAAAATATTAGGGAGCTGTGAATCCA
This genomic interval from Populus nigra chromosome 11, ddPopNigr1.1, whole genome shotgun sequence contains the following:
- the LOC133668555 gene encoding uncharacterized protein LOC133668555 gives rise to the protein MDHHHHQQQQQQQQQQQLLLQQQQQQQVQQQQQQQQHQQQHQQQQQFLLLQQLTKQAQQQQQAAAISRFPSNIDAHLRPPSIHRPLTLQQQNPNPNPNPNPNPTPNPNPNLQQHQQQGSNLGQNAQHSQKPQQQPQPQPQQQQQQKGIRPQVNQVEIQMAYQDAWRVCHPDFKRPFASLEDACERLLPYHVVADYEAEEDDRILDLDTTGQMPSRSQQWDHNIAAKVAEFTGTFEKQALAFNIITRKRSLGEFRSEERLMIEQALLQEEKRLLLNLKAEMDAREKASREAQLRMAAMFQAEQAQAESHAHAEMMSRAPIRASALGSQGNSVPIGHDMGEQEHGVNPDEMMNGWGGNALRDEKEPSEDFLNDEETENGNTAVHSEWREVGEFDLNTR